Proteins encoded together in one Desulfosporosinus meridiei DSM 13257 window:
- a CDS encoding HAD family hydrolase has translation MKKKIMFASDLDQTLIYSQRSFINENLQETIHPVEWFEDRYISYMTSTSIRQLKQLSTELLFIPVTTRTKIQYQRINFSDYGIFFDYAVTSNGGTIFHNTIEDQEWRKQVSAGCKNCLESEDLIQRFNEIRHPSWVHPGSGKMADDLFYYCLVERDKIPVLELAAFKLWAKDNNWELSIQGRKLYLVPNSVNKKAAVQYIKAKEGIDCSLAAGDSLLDLDMLNTADFAVAPAHGELHSLRLQKLLDVERIHFTRQHGIKAGEEILDYVAGSMSKGLVV, from the coding sequence ATGAAGAAAAAAATAATGTTTGCCAGCGACTTGGATCAAACTTTGATATACTCACAACGATCCTTTATCAATGAAAATCTACAAGAAACCATTCACCCCGTTGAATGGTTTGAGGATCGATATATTTCCTATATGACTTCAACCTCAATAAGGCAACTAAAGCAACTATCAACAGAATTGCTTTTCATACCGGTAACTACACGAACCAAAATTCAATATCAGCGGATAAACTTCAGTGACTATGGTATCTTCTTTGACTATGCAGTGACCAGTAATGGAGGGACAATTTTTCATAACACTATTGAAGATCAGGAGTGGAGGAAACAGGTCTCTGCTGGTTGTAAGAATTGTCTGGAGTCTGAAGATCTGATCCAAAGGTTTAATGAGATCAGACATCCTTCCTGGGTACACCCGGGTTCCGGCAAGATGGCCGACGATTTATTTTATTACTGTTTAGTTGAACGTGATAAGATTCCCGTCCTAGAGTTAGCGGCGTTTAAGCTATGGGCTAAGGACAATAATTGGGAGTTGTCTATTCAAGGCAGGAAGCTCTATTTAGTTCCTAATAGTGTTAATAAGAAAGCAGCGGTTCAATATATAAAAGCAAAGGAAGGTATTGACTGTAGCTTAGCAGCGGGAGATTCCTTGCTGGATTTGGATATGCTGAATACTGCAGACTTCGCCGTTGCTCCTGCTCATGGGGAACTACATTCCCTTAGACTGCAGAAGCTTTTAGATGTAGAGAGAATTCACTTTACGAGACAACATGGAATTAAAGCAGGAGAAGAAATCTTAGATTATGTAGCCGGTTCCATGTCAAAGGGTTTAGTAGTATAA
- a CDS encoding cysteine protease StiP family protein — MNEKLFTHQIPDPAPMGCYSPKDVIFLLKNLNGLMAETDLETREQKIQSGGHYSEMLPIEYEPTKDYLDLFHLTLQESARKVAKAVGIVAEQILQKKGSEMVLVSLARAGTPIGILIKRYLLEKHDLDLPHYSISIIRGRGIDENALLYILQNHSPAKIQFIDGWTGKGAITQVLNQACLEFNAKYNWELDDDLAVLADPGHCVKTFGTREDFLIPSACLNSTVSGLVSRTVLRQDLIGDKEFHGARFYEELLKVEVSNLFIDTISKEFSYLSQESLGCLNNTVEAEVSWQGLKSLRRIQERYGIKDINFIKPGIGETTRVLLRRLPERVLVDSIENNNLKHIMLLCQDKGVPIEEYPDLTYSCCGIVKELS; from the coding sequence GTGAATGAAAAACTCTTTACTCATCAAATTCCTGATCCCGCCCCAATGGGATGCTATAGCCCGAAGGATGTTATTTTTTTACTCAAGAACCTTAATGGGTTAATGGCTGAGACAGATCTGGAAACCCGGGAGCAAAAGATCCAGTCCGGCGGTCATTATTCGGAAATGCTGCCGATAGAATATGAACCAACCAAAGATTACTTGGATCTTTTTCACCTGACTCTTCAAGAGAGTGCAAGGAAAGTCGCGAAGGCTGTAGGAATTGTAGCAGAGCAGATTTTACAGAAAAAGGGATCTGAAATGGTGCTTGTTTCTCTGGCTCGGGCTGGAACTCCGATAGGTATTTTGATCAAACGCTACTTGCTGGAAAAGCATGACTTAGATTTACCTCATTATAGTATTTCCATTATTCGAGGCAGAGGTATCGATGAAAACGCTCTGTTGTACATTCTTCAGAATCACTCACCTGCAAAGATCCAATTCATCGATGGGTGGACAGGCAAGGGGGCAATAACTCAAGTCTTAAATCAAGCCTGCCTGGAGTTTAATGCAAAATATAACTGGGAACTGGATGATGACTTAGCAGTCCTTGCCGATCCGGGGCACTGTGTAAAAACCTTTGGAACCAGAGAAGACTTTTTAATTCCTAGTGCTTGTTTGAACTCAACAGTATCTGGATTGGTTAGCCGAACTGTCCTTCGCCAAGATCTTATCGGAGACAAGGAATTTCATGGGGCCAGATTTTATGAAGAACTTCTCAAAGTAGAAGTATCCAATTTGTTTATAGATACCATTTCCAAGGAATTTTCATACCTTTCTCAAGAGAGCTTGGGATGTTTGAATAACACAGTTGAGGCGGAGGTTTCTTGGCAAGGGCTAAAATCCTTAAGAAGGATCCAGGAAAGGTATGGAATCAAGGATATCAATTTCATTAAGCCGGGTATTGGAGAAACGACGAGAGTTCTACTCAGACGATTGCCGGAAAGGGTTCTGGTGGATAGTATTGAGAATAATAACTTGAAACATATTATGCTGTTATGCCAAGATAAAGGAGTTCCAATCGAGGAGTATCCCGATCTGACTTATTCTTGTTGCGGAATTGTGAAAGAATTATCATGA